In Flavobacterium sp. N3904, one DNA window encodes the following:
- a CDS encoding acyl-CoA thioesterase, with protein MKDHQIQVRVRYSETDQMGVVYHGNYIPYFEIGRVEWLRNKGISYKSMEESGIALPIVNMNINYKKSARYDELLTVHTVFKSQTSVKIEFDCAIYNEAKELLTTAQFLLVFVSLKTGKPIAPPDYILELLKTFE; from the coding sequence ATGAAAGATCATCAAATTCAAGTACGTGTTCGTTACTCTGAAACAGACCAAATGGGCGTTGTTTACCACGGAAATTACATACCCTATTTTGAGATAGGAAGAGTCGAATGGCTTAGAAACAAAGGGATTTCATATAAAAGTATGGAAGAAAGCGGGATTGCGTTGCCAATTGTCAATATGAATATCAATTACAAAAAATCGGCCCGGTATGATGAGTTGTTAACGGTGCATACCGTTTTCAAAAGTCAGACGTCTGTGAAGATCGAATTTGATTGTGCAATTTATAATGAAGCCAAAGAGTTATTAACAACTGCTCAATTTTTATTGGTTTTTGTGTCCTTAAAAACAGGCAAACCTATTGCTCCTCCAGATTACATTTTGGAACTACTAAAAACTTTTGAGTAA
- the dnaA gene encoding chromosomal replication initiator protein DnaA, producing MNKTAQSVWENCLSFIKDNIQDQAYKTWFEPIKSVELTDNALYIQVPSKFFYEWLEEHYVKLLKVALTKELGKNAKLLYKIKMENTYGNKQPFTEQLPSANRGPMKPQEVDAPFKNLNPELKNPFVIPGIRNLKIESQLNANYSFDNFLEGDSNRLARSAGMAVANKPGGTSFNPLLIFGGVGLGKTHLAHAIGVEIKDKYPEKTVLYISAEIFTQQYIDSVKKNNRNDFIHFYQLIDVLIIDDVQFLSGKSGTQDVFFHIFNYLHQNGKQVILTSDKAPVDMQDIEQRLLSRFKWGLSAELHQPDYETRISILKNILYRDGVEIPNEIIEYVARNIKSNVRELEGAIISLIAQSSFNKKEVTIELAKSVVEKFVKNVKREISIDYIQKIVSDYFQLDLETLQSKTRKRHVVQARQLAMFFAKKFTKASLANIGSQIGDRDHATVLHACKTVDNLVATDKQFKKYVEDINSKLTL from the coding sequence ATGAACAAGACTGCACAATCAGTATGGGAAAACTGTTTGTCCTTCATAAAGGACAACATTCAGGATCAAGCTTATAAAACTTGGTTTGAACCAATTAAATCAGTTGAACTTACCGATAATGCATTATATATTCAAGTACCTAGTAAATTTTTCTACGAATGGCTAGAAGAACACTATGTAAAATTGTTAAAAGTAGCCCTAACCAAAGAACTTGGTAAAAATGCAAAGTTACTCTATAAAATCAAAATGGAGAATACTTATGGCAACAAACAACCGTTTACGGAACAATTGCCAAGTGCCAATAGAGGACCAATGAAACCCCAAGAGGTTGATGCCCCTTTTAAAAACCTTAATCCCGAATTAAAAAATCCTTTTGTTATTCCTGGTATTCGAAATTTAAAAATCGAGTCCCAATTGAATGCCAATTATAGTTTTGATAATTTCCTTGAAGGAGACTCCAATAGATTAGCCCGTTCAGCGGGTATGGCTGTTGCCAACAAACCTGGAGGAACTTCATTCAATCCGTTATTGATTTTTGGCGGTGTCGGGTTGGGAAAAACACACTTAGCTCATGCTATTGGTGTTGAGATCAAAGACAAATATCCCGAAAAAACGGTTTTGTATATATCTGCTGAAATTTTCACCCAACAATATATTGACTCCGTAAAGAAAAACAACAGAAATGATTTCATCCATTTTTACCAATTAATAGATGTTTTAATCATTGATGATGTTCAATTCCTTTCCGGAAAATCAGGAACACAAGATGTATTTTTTCACATTTTTAATTATTTGCACCAAAATGGAAAACAGGTTATCTTGACCTCAGACAAGGCTCCTGTTGATATGCAAGATATTGAACAGCGGTTATTGTCCCGTTTCAAATGGGGATTGTCTGCCGAGTTGCACCAACCCGATTATGAAACGAGAATATCTATACTAAAAAACATTTTGTATCGTGACGGAGTTGAAATTCCAAACGAAATAATAGAATATGTAGCTCGCAACATTAAATCAAATGTTCGCGAATTAGAAGGCGCTATCATTTCATTAATTGCTCAATCTTCTTTCAACAAAAAAGAAGTAACTATCGAGCTGGCTAAAAGTGTAGTAGAGAAATTTGTGAAAAATGTAAAAAGAGAAATCTCAATCGATTACATTCAAAAAATTGTCTCCGATTATTTTCAATTGGATTTAGAAACCTTGCAATCCAAAACCAGAAAAAGACACGTAGTTCAAGCAAGACAATTGGCCATGTTTTTTGCCAAAAAATTCACTAAAGCTTCCTTGGCCAATATCGGTTCACAGATTGGAGACCGCGATCATGCCACTGTATTACATGCTTGCAAAACTGTAGACAATTTAGTAGCAACCGACAAACAATTCAAAAAATACGTCGAGGATATTAATTCAAAATTAACGCTATAA
- the prmC gene encoding peptide chain release factor N(5)-glutamine methyltransferase: MKIKEYRTQFIEALTSMYGEGEAESFFYLILEEKQQLKRIDLALQPDLVFSESAIEVWNSILEQLKLEIPIQYLLGKTSFYGLDFEVNENVLIPRPETEELVDWIINSQKSKIKSQNLRILDIGTGSGCIAISLAKNLPNAEVFAIDISEKALATAQKNATLNEVNITFIEQNILETLDLKQEFDIIVSNPPYVRNLEKEEIKKNVLEHEPHLALFVEDNDALIFYRKIADLAQKNLSNSGQLYFEINQYLGQEMVELLEGMDFKNIELRKDIYGNDRMMRTGFR; this comes from the coding sequence ATGAAAATAAAAGAATACAGAACTCAATTTATTGAAGCGCTTACTTCGATGTATGGTGAAGGCGAAGCGGAGAGTTTTTTCTATTTGATACTGGAAGAAAAACAACAATTGAAAAGAATCGATTTGGCTTTGCAGCCGGATTTGGTATTTTCTGAATCAGCAATTGAGGTTTGGAATTCTATTTTGGAACAATTGAAATTGGAAATTCCGATTCAGTATTTGTTAGGCAAAACAAGTTTTTATGGATTGGATTTTGAAGTCAACGAAAACGTTTTGATTCCGAGGCCAGAAACAGAGGAACTGGTGGATTGGATTATTAACAGTCAAAAGTCAAAAATCAAAAGTCAAAATTTAAGGATTTTAGACATAGGGACAGGAAGCGGATGCATCGCTATTTCGTTGGCTAAGAATCTCCCTAATGCTGAGGTTTTTGCCATTGATATTTCTGAAAAAGCATTGGCAACTGCCCAAAAAAATGCAACTCTAAACGAAGTAAACATTACTTTTATAGAACAAAATATTCTTGAAACATTGGATTTAAAACAGGAGTTTGATATTATTGTTTCAAACCCGCCGTATGTTCGGAATCTGGAAAAAGAGGAAATCAAAAAAAATGTTTTGGAACACGAACCTCATTTGGCTCTTTTTGTGGAGGACAATGATGCCTTGATTTTTTATAGAAAAATAGCCGATTTGGCTCAAAAAAACCTCTCGAATTCCGGACAACTGTATTTTGAAATCAACCAATATTTGGGTCAGGAAATGGTTGAATTATTGGAAGGAATGGATTTTAAAAATATTGAATTGAGAAAGGATATTTACGGGAATGATAGAATGATGAGGACAGGTTTCAGATAG
- a CDS encoding IMPACT family protein: MEIKDTYNTIAFPSEESLFKEKSSKFFGYAFPIESEEEVKPIIEILKKQHPHAVHYCYAYQIGTETIQYRANDDGEPSNTAGAPIYGQIQSFGLTNILIVVVRIYGGIKLGVGGLISAYKTSAQITLESCEIIEKTIDIPFQISFDYKNMNKVMRVIKEKKLDITSQEMEINEETNLPIGKIIVKSRKKNAKMIFDTFNSLFEIDIIKL; the protein is encoded by the coding sequence TTGGAAATTAAAGACACTTACAACACCATTGCTTTTCCCTCTGAAGAATCTTTATTCAAGGAAAAAAGTAGCAAATTCTTTGGCTATGCTTTCCCAATCGAATCAGAGGAAGAAGTAAAACCCATTATCGAAATTTTAAAAAAACAACATCCTCACGCCGTTCACTATTGTTACGCCTATCAAATAGGAACAGAAACTATCCAATATAGAGCAAATGATGACGGAGAACCAAGCAATACAGCAGGAGCTCCAATTTACGGCCAAATACAATCCTTTGGACTTACCAATATCCTTATCGTAGTTGTTCGAATTTACGGCGGAATAAAATTAGGCGTTGGCGGATTGATTTCGGCATACAAAACTTCGGCACAAATTACTTTGGAATCTTGTGAAATTATCGAAAAAACAATTGACATTCCTTTTCAGATTTCATTTGATTACAAAAACATGAATAAAGTGATGCGAGTGATCAAAGAAAAAAAATTGGACATTACTTCTCAAGAAATGGAAATAAATGAAGAAACCAATTTGCCAATTGGCAAAATTATAGTAAAAAGTAGAAAAAAAAATGCCAAAATGATATTCGACACTTTTAATTCATTGTTTGAAATTGACATAATAAAACTATAA
- a CDS encoding four helix bundle protein, with protein MRFQDLLAYKKSFEFGMSVFHISKTFPTEEKYSLTDQIRRSSRSVSVNIAEATRKRRYVNHFISKLTDSDAENSETQSWLEYALACEYINQEVFDNLTSKSLEVGKLLNYMMTNPDKFN; from the coding sequence ATGAGATTTCAAGATTTGTTAGCTTATAAGAAATCATTTGAGTTCGGAATGTCTGTTTTTCATATTTCGAAAACTTTTCCAACAGAAGAGAAATACTCGTTAACAGACCAAATTAGGCGTTCTTCAAGAAGTGTTTCGGTAAATATTGCCGAAGCTACCAGAAAAAGAAGATATGTGAATCATTTTATTTCCAAACTAACAGATAGTGATGCCGAAAACTCAGAAACCCAATCTTGGCTGGAATATGCACTTGCCTGTGAATATATCAATCAAGAAGTTTTTGACAATTTAACTTCAAAAAGTCTTGAAGTTGGGAAATTATTAAATTATATGATGACCAATCCTGATAAATTTAATTAA
- a CDS encoding HAD family hydrolase encodes MINAIIFDFGDVFINLDKQATMDGLKNLGVTQWNEDLDQLNLQYEVGSISEDDFLFGIQKHTNNASIEDISKAWNAILLDFPLYRLEFLQMLSKKYRLFLLSNTDAIHINTFEQKTGTTFYSDFYQCFEKVYFSFEIGMRKPNPEVFNFVLDQNGLQAKHTLFIDDKKENTDAALSLGLPVWNLQVGEEDVVDLFDKKII; translated from the coding sequence ATGATTAATGCTATTATTTTTGATTTTGGAGATGTGTTTATCAATTTAGATAAGCAAGCAACTATGGATGGTTTAAAAAATCTTGGTGTAACCCAATGGAATGAAGATTTAGACCAATTGAATTTACAGTATGAAGTAGGTTCCATTTCGGAAGATGATTTTTTGTTCGGGATTCAAAAACACACCAACAATGCTTCAATCGAAGATATTTCGAAAGCATGGAATGCAATACTTCTGGACTTCCCACTGTATCGATTGGAATTTCTTCAAATGCTTTCCAAAAAATACCGTCTGTTTTTATTGAGCAATACAGATGCCATTCATATTAATACTTTCGAACAAAAAACGGGTACTACATTTTATAGTGATTTTTATCAATGTTTTGAAAAAGTATATTTTTCTTTTGAAATTGGTATGAGAAAACCCAATCCAGAAGTTTTCAATTTCGTACTGGATCAAAATGGACTGCAAGCCAAACACACTTTATTTATTGATGACAAAAAAGAGAATACAGATGCTGCATTGTCACTTGGACTTCCTGTTTGGAATTTACAGGTAGGCGAAGAAGATGTGGTTGATTTGTTTGATAAAAAAATAATTTAG
- the ribD gene encoding bifunctional diaminohydroxyphosphoribosylaminopyrimidine deaminase/5-amino-6-(5-phosphoribosylamino)uracil reductase RibD, which translates to MKIHEKYMGRCIQLAKNGLGTTYPNPMVGSVIVYEGKIIGEGWHKKSGEPHAEVNAVNSVQDKSLLKKATIYVSLEPCSHFGKTPPCCDLIIKNKIPNVVIGTVDPNIKVAGNGIKKLIEAGIHVTIGILEDECNELNKRFFTFHQKQRPYIILKWAQSQDGFIAPLEKLEKKPVWITNTYSRQLVHKWRTEEQAILVGTQTVIDDNPKLNARDWSGNSPVRIVLDQNNRIPEDSSIFDNQIKTIVFTKSKNAVSEENTTFEVIDFELNIAKQIVDSLYKYNIQSVIIEGGLQTLQTFIDENLWDEARVFSGKMIFGKGINAPLISKTNFEKYTIDTDEFLIIRNHD; encoded by the coding sequence GTGAAAATACATGAAAAATACATGGGCCGTTGCATACAATTGGCCAAAAACGGACTAGGAACGACCTATCCCAATCCTATGGTTGGAAGCGTGATTGTTTATGAAGGCAAAATCATAGGCGAAGGCTGGCACAAAAAATCAGGAGAACCACATGCCGAAGTCAATGCAGTAAACTCGGTACAAGACAAATCATTGCTAAAAAAAGCTACTATCTACGTGAGTCTGGAACCGTGTAGCCATTTTGGAAAAACACCTCCTTGCTGTGATTTGATTATAAAAAATAAAATTCCAAACGTCGTTATTGGCACTGTTGATCCCAATATTAAAGTAGCGGGAAATGGCATCAAAAAATTAATAGAAGCAGGCATTCATGTTACAATTGGAATTCTTGAAGATGAATGCAACGAACTCAACAAACGATTTTTTACTTTTCACCAAAAGCAAAGACCTTATATTATTTTAAAATGGGCACAAAGTCAAGACGGTTTTATTGCTCCTCTTGAAAAATTGGAGAAAAAACCAGTTTGGATTACCAATACGTATTCCAGACAATTGGTTCATAAATGGCGAACCGAGGAACAAGCTATTCTGGTAGGCACACAAACAGTTATTGACGACAATCCCAAACTGAATGCAAGAGATTGGTCTGGAAACAGTCCCGTACGGATAGTTTTAGATCAAAATAATAGAATTCCAGAAGACAGTTCAATTTTTGACAATCAAATCAAAACGATTGTCTTTACAAAATCTAAAAACGCAGTCTCCGAAGAAAACACTACCTTTGAAGTGATTGATTTTGAACTAAATATAGCAAAACAAATTGTTGATTCGCTTTACAAGTACAACATTCAATCGGTTATAATTGAAGGTGGACTCCAAACCTTACAAACCTTTATCGATGAGAATCTTTGGGACGAAGCTCGAGTTTTTTCAGGAAAAATGATTTTTGGAAAAGGAATTAATGCTCCATTAATTTCAAAAACAAATTTCGAAAAATATACAATTGACACCGATGAATTCTTAATTATCAGAAACCATGATTAA
- a CDS encoding ABC transporter permease encodes MMLKLFKENIRIAFGSIRTQLLRTILTVMIIAIGITALVAILTLVAALENTLSSNFASMGANTFNINQYENTSRRRGGGEREIINPIISYPEAMAFKNKYNYPFTETSLSFTATGTAEVKYEATKTDPEISVLGVDEHFLTNSGLETSSGRNFTKFDIDNNTYSCVVGSDFEKGLLKDVNPIGKTLSIRGAKFKVIGVLKEKGSTFGNSQDLRVLIPIQVARSLFTAPNINYTLSVMVSKKELLDQAIDNANSNMRRIRKLSPVKDNNFAIVRSDDLINRILGITKYLGLAAWLIGIITILGSSIALMNIMIFSVTERTREIGVRKALGAKKSTIAFQFFIETLLIGQLGGFVGIIFGILIGFGFSKVMDFDFVIPWGAMIAAFVVSFLVALVSGLYPALKSANMDPIEALRYE; translated from the coding sequence ATGATGCTAAAACTATTCAAAGAAAATATCCGAATCGCATTTGGTTCTATCCGAACTCAATTGCTAAGAACCATTTTAACCGTAATGATTATTGCCATTGGTATAACGGCGCTGGTTGCAATCCTGACCCTTGTGGCTGCACTGGAAAATACTTTATCTTCCAATTTTGCTTCAATGGGAGCCAATACTTTCAACATTAATCAATACGAAAACACCTCTCGAAGACGTGGCGGCGGGGAACGCGAAATCATAAATCCTATTATTTCCTATCCCGAGGCAATGGCTTTTAAGAACAAATACAATTACCCATTTACCGAAACCTCGCTGTCATTTACAGCTACGGGAACTGCCGAAGTAAAATACGAAGCTACCAAAACAGATCCCGAAATAAGTGTTCTGGGCGTTGATGAGCATTTTTTGACCAATTCGGGGCTCGAAACCAGTTCAGGCAGAAATTTTACCAAATTTGACATCGACAACAATACCTACTCCTGTGTGGTGGGTTCTGATTTTGAAAAAGGACTCCTGAAAGATGTCAACCCAATTGGCAAAACGCTTTCGATACGAGGTGCCAAATTTAAAGTCATTGGTGTACTAAAAGAGAAAGGCTCGACCTTTGGAAACAGCCAGGATTTAAGGGTTTTGATTCCGATACAAGTGGCCCGTTCCTTATTTACGGCACCGAACATCAACTACACTTTGAGCGTCATGGTCAGTAAAAAAGAACTTCTGGATCAAGCCATTGACAATGCCAATAGCAACATGCGTAGAATACGAAAATTAAGCCCTGTAAAAGACAATAATTTTGCCATAGTACGAAGCGACGATTTGATCAACAGAATTCTTGGCATCACCAAATATCTTGGACTTGCAGCATGGCTCATCGGGATAATTACCATCCTGGGATCGTCTATCGCACTGATGAATATTATGATTTTTTCGGTAACGGAGCGTACCCGAGAAATTGGTGTTCGAAAAGCATTGGGAGCAAAAAAATCAACTATCGCCTTTCAGTTTTTTATAGAAACCTTACTAATTGGACAACTAGGTGGTTTTGTTGGTATTATTTTTGGGATATTGATCGGTTTTGGGTTTTCTAAAGTTATGGACTTTGATTTTGTAATTCCGTGGGGAGCCATGATAGCAGCGTTTGTTGTTAGCTTTTTGGTGGCACTTGTTTCTGGCTTGTATCCCGCCTTAAAATCAGCCAATATGGATCCTATTGAGGCGCTGCGTTATGAATAA
- a CDS encoding GNAT family N-acetyltransferase, protein MNNWVIRKIQKEDNPAVAQLIRDVFDELNIPKVGTAYEDPYLDMMFEEYNKPRSVYYVVESEGKIVGGAGVAPLANEAVIYCELQKMYFLPETRGKGIGSQMMEQCLQSARDFGYEKCYLETMPFMHDAQKLYRKVGFENICSPMGSTGHTSCPVWMLKDLAL, encoded by the coding sequence ATGAATAATTGGGTTATTAGAAAAATACAAAAAGAAGACAATCCGGCGGTCGCGCAATTAATCAGAGATGTTTTTGATGAGTTGAATATTCCAAAAGTAGGAACAGCTTATGAAGATCCTTATCTTGATATGATGTTTGAAGAATACAATAAACCGCGATCTGTTTATTATGTAGTCGAAAGTGAAGGTAAAATTGTCGGTGGAGCGGGCGTTGCACCACTCGCAAATGAAGCTGTCATTTATTGCGAACTGCAAAAAATGTATTTTCTTCCTGAAACCCGCGGAAAAGGAATCGGTAGTCAAATGATGGAGCAATGTTTGCAAAGTGCCAGAGATTTTGGTTATGAAAAATGTTATCTGGAAACGATGCCTTTTATGCATGATGCCCAAAAGTTGTATAGAAAAGTTGGTTTCGAAAATATTTGTTCACCAATGGGAAGTACAGGTCATACGAGTTGTCCGGTTTGGATGCTGAAAGATTTAGCGCTTTAG